TCTCTCTCTGGAGTTCAGCAATCTACGTCGGATTGGGTGCAGCGGCATTCTCTTCTGCGCTCGGCTCAATTATGGTGGCTCCCAGAACGCTCCAGATGCTCGCTCGCGACAATGTGCTGCCTATCCCTAAGCTAAACCGTCTCATGGAGAAGGGTATAGGCGAGACGCAGGAACCGGTGTATGCGACCTCTGTATCTGGGATAATTGCGATTGTATTCGTGGCGATCGGTGAGTTAGACTTTATCGCCCAGATTTTGACGATGTTCTTCATGGTAACCTATGGTGCGTTGTGTGCGGTATCGTTCCTTGAGCATTTTGCGAGTAATCCGTCCTATCGTCCTACTTTCCATTCTCGTTGGTACTTGTCCCTGTTAGGCACTGTGATGTGCGGCTTGATGATGTTCCAAATCAGCGCGCTGTATGCCTTCATTTCAATTGGGCTTATGGCGGTAACGTACCTCGGTCTCCGTCGAAGTCATAGGGGACAACGTGACTTGACTGCGATCTTCCAAGGGACGATGTTTCAGTTGACCCGATGGCTCCAGATTACCTTACAGAAGAGCCGTGTTATCTCGTCTGAGGGTGGGTGGCGTCCATCGATTGTCGCAGTGACCCGATTCGGTGAGCGGCGACTCGGGCATTTCGATTTGCTCCGCTGGATATGCCACAGGCACGGATTCGGACACTTCATTCGCCTGTTCCACGGTGACTACTCGTTTTCCAGCGAACTCCAAGCGCGTATCCATGTTGATGAGTTGATTAAAAGGACGGAGGTTAGCAGAGCCGGTATCTTTGTCGATTCCGTAATTTGCCCGACGTTTAAACTTGCGCTGTCGCAAATACTACAAATGCCGGGAATTTCTGGTTTACCAAATAATTGTGTTCTCCTTGAGTTCGATCGAGATAACCCTGACGAAATCGAAGAGGTCCAGGAAGGAATACGCCTCGTTGCGAATTCGTTGTTCAATGTCCTCGTTCTGCGCTCAACGGGTTACCGCTTTGGATATCGTTCTACGATTGATGTTTGGGTGACAGAGGACAATCTGAAGAACGCTCCGATGATGCTACTGCTCGCGTATATTATTGTCGGACACCCGGATTGGAGACGCGCTGAAATCCGACTTTTTGCTTGTTCCGAGGCTACGGATGCTGAGCGTGAAGCGGATAGACTCTCGACGCTAATGAAAGAGGGACGACTGCCGATTTCGATGCATAACGTGACTTCTGTGTCATACGGCAGCCAAAAGGCTTTAGAACAGGAAGTAGAGCACCGATCCTCTCAGACGGATTTGGTCATCGCAGGCTTGACAGGCGAAGACCTCGGTTCTGAAAAATTAAGTCAAACGCTGCGCTCCTATGCAGACGCGAACGATGTCCTGTTTGTTCATGCAATCGAGCAAATATCCATTGATTAGTGGGATATCTTGATTTTTCCAAACAGACACTAAGAAAAAGGGAATGAAATGTTTTTAGAATTCATAGAGCGTTTAGGGACTTTCATAGATGCTATTATCAATTCACCGTTTAAAGGTATTCTCTTAAGCGTTATTACAATTGCAACTTTGCTCATTCTCAAAGCGATTTTAGGATATTTCGTTAGGAGGTATGTTTACCAGCACGCCCAATTGGAAACAAATGCCCAAAATTTCATGGCGGTGTGGGGTTATATCTGGACGGCTATTATTGCGATCTTCGGTATTATTAGTTTGGGTGGCTCTCTCAAAACGCTCGGTATCTCCGCGGGGTTTCTGGGTATGGTTTTGGGATGGTCCTTGCAAGCACCTGTCACAGGGATTGCAGCGTGGTTAATGCTAATCCTGAAACGTCCTTTCAAGATTGGCGATCGTGTTATTATCGCTGGCATCACAGGCGATGTCGTGGATATTACTTTAACGCACGTTATTCTCAATCAAGTTGGTGGGACGGTGTCCAGTGAAGAACGTTCTGGTCGCGGTATCCTCATCCCCAATGCGATTCTGTTTGGACAGACAATTACGAACTATACCTTGGAGGAGGAGTATATTTTGGTTGAAGTACCTGTTCGGATTACCTTTGAATCGAATTGGGAAGAAGCAGAGCGGATTCTGGTTGATGCAGCAAAGGTGGTTACAGCGGATGTCATCAACGAGGTTGGCGAAGAACCGTTTATCCGTGCGGAGTTGTTTGATGCAGGTGTAATGATGCGGTTACGCTACAAGACGCGTCCGGTGGACCGCGCGAAGAGCCTCAGTGACATCGTCAAGATTATTTTCCATGGCTTTTCCGAGAGTAAGGCGGTTGAGTTCTGCTATGCACATTCGGAAATCATTTACTCATGGAAAGACCAATCCGTATTACCAGCACGTCTTCCAGAGGAGTAGCTATGTCTTTAGAAATCTGGCGTGCGATACTCAATTTCAAATACATATCTGCGATATGGATGGTCTTGGCAGTGATAGGGGCGGTCATTGTCTATTTTCGTCTGACCTCGCGACTCCGAAAGTTTACCGATGCGCGCGCCTATAAGCCTGAGAATGCTGACCGCTTCTTTTTTACATGGCGTTACGTCTTCATGTTTTCGATCGGTGGGCTTATCATTTTTATGTTTTCCGATGTCTTTGGAATCATAGGACTGTCATTAGCCTTTATTATGACCCTGATGGGGTGGGGCATCCGAAACCCGATCATGAACTTAGCCGCATGGTTATTGATTATTCTGAAGAAACCTTACCAGATTGGAGACCGGGTTATTTTAGGTGTTACTATCGGTGATGTGCGAAACATCTCGATCATGTATACACAATTGGATCAAGTCGGAGGAACGATTGGCGGAGAAGAGAAATCTGGACGCAGCGTCATGATTCCGAACCAACATCTTTTTCGATGGAATGTAATTAACTACACACGAGACGAAAAATACATCCTTGATGAAGTGATCATTCGTTTGACGTACCGTTCAGATATAACGCGTGCCGAGCAAATTATGTGTCAGCAGGCATCAGAAGTGACAGCCGAAATATGTGAGGAAACAGGTGAATCGCCTTATGTGCGGTTTGAGTTGATACCATCCGGAGTCGTTGGTAAACTCAGGTATCGGGTCCGTGCTGTGAATCGGCAAAGTACTTCAACGTTAATCGTCGAACGAATTTCCAAGGCGTTTATGCGTGACGGGCAGATTGAGTTCGCCTACGTGAAAAGGGAGGCACTGCTAACACCGAAAGACGGACAGTTACTCCCGCCACAATACCTTTATACCGCGCGTTAGCGAGTAGGATAGCGTCAGATGGATGAGTTGGTTCAACAATTTCTTGATTTACTTCAAACGCGTGTCATCACTTTGGGTGAAGAACCTGTACAGGTTATCCAAATTGTTTTATTAATTGGGACTTTGGCGGCAGCATTGGTAATCGGAGGCTTTCTACGCCGGTGGTTTCGTCGTCTTTTCAATAGATTCAGGATGCCAGAAGACCTCAGGAATCGATTACTCGCAATCCTGTTCCTTATTGTTCTGGTTTTTGGAATTGCTTTGGCATTCCAGTTTGCTGGAATTAGCACAGGGTTCCTCGGCAAACTTTTTGACTACCCCCTCACAGATCTGTTTCAGCCTTCCCAGAGTGCCACTGAAACTGAGGTTGATGCGGAAGGATCACCTACTGAAGCCCGTGAAGATGTGCGTAAATTGACCTTGGCGAGGCTTTTTTATGGGTTCGTAATTGTCTTTGGAATGTTTATCCTGTCTAAATATGTGCAGTGGGTGCTACGGCGACAGGTGCTACAAGCGTTTCAAATTGCGGAACATACCCAATTTATCTTACTCCGTTTTCTTCACTTCAGCCTAATCATTATCGGTGTTATTATCAGTCTCAGCACTATCGGCGTGAGTTTCACAAGTTTAGCTATAATTTTTGGTGGTTTGAGTATCGGTATCGGTTTTGGCTTACAGAATATCGCCTCAAACGTGATTTCAGGGTTTATTCTGATTTTTGAACGCCCTATCAAAATTGGGGATCTCGTTGAGGTTATGGATGTTAATATATTTGGCAGAGTCAGTAGCATTAATCTCCGCTCGACAGTTATCGTTTCGCTTGATGAGAAGGAGCTTATCGTTCCGAATTCTCAATTAATTACGGAAGCGGTTCATAACCTCACGCACGCGAACAATCTGTACCGGCTTCGTATTCCCGTGGGAGTGTCGTACGGTTCAGATGTGGATCTTGTCAAGCAAGTACTACTTGATGCCGCAGATGAGCATTTCGGCGTGATCAAAGAACCAATTCCGAACATCAGCAACGTTACTTCTCCTTTCGTTCGCTTTATTGCTTTTGGGAATTCATCCTTAGATTTTGAGTTATTGGCATGGATTCCAGACTCTTTTCAGCGTTTCGATGTCGCCAGTGATCTCCATTTCATAATCTGGCATAAATTTAAAGAACATGATATTACAATCGCATTCCCACAACTGGATGTCCATTTTGATCCGCCGGAGATTGAACAGGAATCTTGACAGGGGAGTGTCCTATTGGTGGTTTAGGAGTGTCGGATGACATCGCCCTTGACGAGGTAATAGACCTCTTCGCCGATATGTGCAGCGAGGTCCCCTATCCGCTCCAAATGGCGGAAAAGCAGTAGGAGACTGATACCGGGTTGGATGAGTTTGGGGTGTTCGCTCAAAATGGTCAGCAATTCATTCAGCATTTTTTCATAGATTTCATCAACTTCGCTGTCCCGTTCTCGAATTTTTAGCGCATATTCGGCATCTCGATTGACGAACGCATCCAGCACGCCCTTTACCATCGACTGAATCACTTGTGCTGCATACGGTAAATCTACGAAGGGTTTGACCGGTGGATGTTCTGATAACTCAATGCTCCGTTTGGCGATAGCAACACTTTTATCTGCTATCCTTTCGATGTTGTGGTTAATCTTCATCGCTGTTGTTAGAAATCGGAGTTCTGTCGCTACTGGCTGATGGAGCGCGATCAGTTGGATACACGAGGATTCGATCTCGTTTTCAAGCAGATCAATCTTATCATCTGTATCAACAACGAGTTGCGCTAACGCTTTATCTCGCGTTAAGACAGATTCAACGGCTTGGCGTAGCATCTGTTCCACAAGCCCCGCCATTTCTAAAAGTTTATGCTGAAGTCCCGTGATTTCGTGTTCTAACATAGGAGGAGTCATCAGTTATCGGTTAAAGAGGGGTCCGTGGAAGCCACAGAAACCTCTTCCTACTGAAAACTGAAAACCGAAGACTGACAACTATTTTAACCTAATCTTCCTGTCACATACTGTTCTGTTTTGGTGTCCTGTGGGTTTGTAAAAATCCTTTCCGTCATTCCAAATTCAATTAATTCGCCGAAATAGAGAAACCCTGCGGTGTCAGAGACGCGAGCGGCTTGTCTTCTTTTATTCGTAACAAAGATAGGCGTGCAGTCTTCTGTCAGATTCCGTACGAGTGTCTCAACTTTGACGGTCTCAATCGGATCGAGTTCACCACACGGTTCGTCAAGTATTAGAATTTCTGGTTCAACCGCTAATGCACGTGCGATACAGAGAAGTTGCTGCTGCCCTGTAGAGAGTTGTTCTGGTGTTCCGTCTAAAATAGGTTCAACATCGTCCCAGAGTCCTGTTTTTTGGAGATTTTTCTGAACAATCGTATCTAACTCTGCGGGTCGATTTATGCCTGAAATCCGAGCACCATACGCTACATTCTCATAGATAGAGCACTGAAACGGTCTCGGTTTTCGGAACACCATCCCAATCTGTTTCCGAATAGCAGCGACATCCGTTTTTGTTGCGTACATGTCACTGCCCTTAAAAAGTATTTCGCCGGTGAACTTGAAATCCGATGTAAAGTCGTTTAAGCGGTTGATACATCGGACAAGCGTACTCTTACCACAGTTAGCGGGTCCGATAAGCGCAGTCACCTGTCCCTGCTGAACCTCAAAGGAGAGAGAATTCAGAATCTGCTTATCGCCGAACCACACATTTAGGTCACGGATGCTCAAGATAGGTTGCTTGCCTTCGGTTTGCATCGCTGGCACCGTGGGAGGTTGGGATTGCCTCTCCGTTTATCTCAGGACTTACGCAGCTTCCTCGCTGGCGAGGTTTGAAACCTCGCCAGCGGCGTGTGGTAGTCGCTGTTCGTAAAAAAATTGCGTAAGTCCTATATCTTTTAAGTATCAATTGTGTTGTGTTGAAGCCGGAACGTATATTTCAATAAGGAAACTGGAGGCGTTACTCAATAGTAGTGCACCTCCTAAAAGTAGAATGAATCTGTCGGGAAACCCTCTGAGTTCCGTTGTATAACTCCATGCCTGAATAGCGACGAGCAATGCAGCAGCGGCGAACGCACGAGCCATCGCTCTACATCCGCCTGCAAACATCCGTGGAAAAGCACGTGGCACGACCTGTTTCGTTAAAACTTGCCATTGGGTGGCACCTAATGCGTAAGCGGATTCACGGATTGGTGTTTCCACCGATCGGAGTGCTCTCTGCGTCGTCTTGATTGCGACTGGCATTACGGTCAAAATGAAGATTAACGTCTCCGTGTAAAATAGTGTGGTGTTACGCTGAAAGGATGTTCCTGCTAAAGCGGATCCCTCCGCATTCTGAAGAGTCGCTTTAAAAACACCAGCGTAGCCGAAGAGAACAGCGACCGCCAAAAGTCCATACAAAAGTGAAGGGATGCCAGTCAAAAAGGCGACCTGACTTTCGATGAAACGCCGGACCCAATTTGTCGCTGAAAGCCATTCTTCTACGTAAAAGGCACACGCTATTCCAAGCAAAATAGCCAAAAAACTGATCGGTAGAATCAAATTGAGATCGCCGAGCAGAGGCGGTAATCCGTCTGAAATGCCCGATGCTGGCGATGTTTGTATAGTCGTTACATCTGCTTTTTTCAGGACATTCCAAAAGAAAATAAGCGCGACAATCTCTATTACAACAGTAATGCTCAGCAAAACAATTTTTTTTCTGAGTCCTGGACGCATCATCAAGGAATTCATGATAGGTCGATCTTATTCGCGCGCAGTGTATTGGCTGCCAGTTATCAAGGCATTGTGCTTTCAGTTGTCAGAAATCCGTTGTGGCGGTTGCAGGCGTTTTTAACTGACACAACGATCTCTTGGCTGATTGCTGACGGCTGATTGCTATTCTTATCCGTATCGCATCTGCACATAATCCTCGGTTTTCTCGTGTTGTGGGTCTTCAAACAGTGCTTGGGTTTCTCTGTGTTCAATTAGTTCACCGAGGAACATGAAGAGACACTCTTTGCTGACGCGTCGTGCTTGTGCCATGTTATGTGTCACGATTAGAAATGTATACGTCCCTGCGAGGATTTCCATTAACTCTTCAACGGCACCTGTGCCTTTTGCATCTAACGCTGAGCAGGGTTCATCCATCAGAATGATTTTTGGCTTCAGCGGTAACAGGCGGGCGATACAGAGTTTCTGCTGCTGTTCAAGTTGAAGTGATGTCGCCCGCACCTTCAGATTATCTTTCAAGTCCTCCCAGAGGAAAACGGATGTTAGTGCCTCCTCAACAATCTGATCCGATTCTGCTCGTGTCATACTCCGCAGTGGCGAATGAATCCGCAATCCGAATAGGACATTTTCGTAAACCGAAATCGGCAACGGGTTTGGTCTCTGAAATACCATACCGACGGCTTTCCGAAGCTCCGGCAAAGAAACATCTGCATCGTAGATATTTTTTCCCAGAATCTCGATTTTTCCCTTTGTCGTAACGTTACCGTAGCGTTCGTTCACGCGATTAAAGCAGCGAAGTAACGTTGTTTTCCCACATCCAGAGGGACCGATAAGCGACGTTATCTGACCATCTGGTATTTTCGCGTTGACATCAATGAGTGCCTGAAAATCACCATACCAGAGGCTGAGATTTTCAGTTTCAATACTATAATTCATTTTTTTTCAAGTAGGGGTTGGGTTTCCCAACCCGTGAGCCGTTGGATCTCCCAACCCGTGAGCCGTTGGGTTCCCAACCCCTGTGGACAAGGGGACTATTCTGATTGCCGACGGCTGACTGCTGATAGCCAATTTACCCAAACGTCCCATTTACGTAGTTGTATGTAGCTT
Above is a window of Candidatus Poribacteria bacterium DNA encoding:
- a CDS encoding amino acid permease — its product is MLSSSGERSESRFGSGVPGPQYGHGFGTAPVFLASISTILGAILFLRFGYAVAHVGLWGSLMVIALGHLVTVPTVLAVSEIATNRRVAGGGAYYIVSRSFGESIGGSIGIALYISQAISVAFYIVAFAQSFQPIYDWVATTYVLTPDPRWVSLPFTVLLLVLMLTKGAGLGVRVLWVVCGILAVSITSFLFGTGPESIQPEGLNLTARIEVSDSFGTVFATCFPAFTGMIAGLGLSGDLRNPQRSIPLGTIGATFAGMVIYVLVAIKLGQSATPEALAADEFIMAKISLWSSAIYVGLGAAAFSSALGSIMVAPRTLQMLARDNVLPIPKLNRLMEKGIGETQEPVYATSVSGIIAIVFVAIGELDFIAQILTMFFMVTYGALCAVSFLEHFASNPSYRPTFHSRWYLSLLGTVMCGLMMFQISALYAFISIGLMAVTYLGLRRSHRGQRDLTAIFQGTMFQLTRWLQITLQKSRVISSEGGWRPSIVAVTRFGERRLGHFDLLRWICHRHGFGHFIRLFHGDYSFSSELQARIHVDELIKRTEVSRAGIFVDSVICPTFKLALSQILQMPGISGLPNNCVLLEFDRDNPDEIEEVQEGIRLVANSLFNVLVLRSTGYRFGYRSTIDVWVTEDNLKNAPMMLLLAYIIVGHPDWRRAEIRLFACSEATDAEREADRLSTLMKEGRLPISMHNVTSVSYGSQKALEQEVEHRSSQTDLVIAGLTGEDLGSEKLSQTLRSYADANDVLFVHAIEQISID
- a CDS encoding mechanosensitive ion channel family protein, translating into MFLEFIERLGTFIDAIINSPFKGILLSVITIATLLILKAILGYFVRRYVYQHAQLETNAQNFMAVWGYIWTAIIAIFGIISLGGSLKTLGISAGFLGMVLGWSLQAPVTGIAAWLMLILKRPFKIGDRVIIAGITGDVVDITLTHVILNQVGGTVSSEERSGRGILIPNAILFGQTITNYTLEEEYILVEVPVRITFESNWEEAERILVDAAKVVTADVINEVGEEPFIRAELFDAGVMMRLRYKTRPVDRAKSLSDIVKIIFHGFSESKAVEFCYAHSEIIYSWKDQSVLPARLPEE
- a CDS encoding mechanosensitive ion channel family protein, with product MSLEIWRAILNFKYISAIWMVLAVIGAVIVYFRLTSRLRKFTDARAYKPENADRFFFTWRYVFMFSIGGLIIFMFSDVFGIIGLSLAFIMTLMGWGIRNPIMNLAAWLLIILKKPYQIGDRVILGVTIGDVRNISIMYTQLDQVGGTIGGEEKSGRSVMIPNQHLFRWNVINYTRDEKYILDEVIIRLTYRSDITRAEQIMCQQASEVTAEICEETGESPYVRFELIPSGVVGKLRYRVRAVNRQSTSTLIVERISKAFMRDGQIEFAYVKREALLTPKDGQLLPPQYLYTAR
- a CDS encoding mechanosensitive ion channel, with translation MDELVQQFLDLLQTRVITLGEEPVQVIQIVLLIGTLAAALVIGGFLRRWFRRLFNRFRMPEDLRNRLLAILFLIVLVFGIALAFQFAGISTGFLGKLFDYPLTDLFQPSQSATETEVDAEGSPTEAREDVRKLTLARLFYGFVIVFGMFILSKYVQWVLRRQVLQAFQIAEHTQFILLRFLHFSLIIIGVIISLSTIGVSFTSLAIIFGGLSIGIGFGLQNIASNVISGFILIFERPIKIGDLVEVMDVNIFGRVSSINLRSTVIVSLDEKELIVPNSQLITEAVHNLTHANNLYRLRIPVGVSYGSDVDLVKQVLLDAADEHFGVIKEPIPNISNVTSPFVRFIAFGNSSLDFELLAWIPDSFQRFDVASDLHFIIWHKFKEHDITIAFPQLDVHFDPPEIEQES
- the phoU gene encoding phosphate signaling complex protein PhoU, which codes for MLEHEITGLQHKLLEMAGLVEQMLRQAVESVLTRDKALAQLVVDTDDKIDLLENEIESSCIQLIALHQPVATELRFLTTAMKINHNIERIADKSVAIAKRSIELSEHPPVKPFVDLPYAAQVIQSMVKGVLDAFVNRDAEYALKIRERDSEVDEIYEKMLNELLTILSEHPKLIQPGISLLLLFRHLERIGDLAAHIGEEVYYLVKGDVIRHS
- a CDS encoding phosphate ABC transporter ATP-binding protein, giving the protein MQTEGKQPILSIRDLNVWFGDKQILNSLSFEVQQGQVTALIGPANCGKSTLVRCINRLNDFTSDFKFTGEILFKGSDMYATKTDVAAIRKQIGMVFRKPRPFQCSIYENVAYGARISGINRPAELDTIVQKNLQKTGLWDDVEPILDGTPEQLSTGQQQLLCIARALAVEPEILILDEPCGELDPIETVKVETLVRNLTEDCTPIFVTNKRRQAARVSDTAGFLYFGELIEFGMTERIFTNPQDTKTEQYVTGRLG
- a CDS encoding ABC transporter permease subunit; translated protein: MNSLMMRPGLRKKIVLLSITVVIEIVALIFFWNVLKKADVTTIQTSPASGISDGLPPLLGDLNLILPISFLAILLGIACAFYVEEWLSATNWVRRFIESQVAFLTGIPSLLYGLLAVAVLFGYAGVFKATLQNAEGSALAGTSFQRNTTLFYTETLIFILTVMPVAIKTTQRALRSVETPIRESAYALGATQWQVLTKQVVPRAFPRMFAGGCRAMARAFAAAALLVAIQAWSYTTELRGFPDRFILLLGGALLLSNASSFLIEIYVPASTQHN
- a CDS encoding phosphate ABC transporter ATP-binding protein, giving the protein MNYSIETENLSLWYGDFQALIDVNAKIPDGQITSLIGPSGCGKTTLLRCFNRVNERYGNVTTKGKIEILGKNIYDADVSLPELRKAVGMVFQRPNPLPISVYENVLFGLRIHSPLRSMTRAESDQIVEEALTSVFLWEDLKDNLKVRATSLQLEQQQKLCIARLLPLKPKIILMDEPCSALDAKGTGAVEELMEILAGTYTFLIVTHNMAQARRVSKECLFMFLGELIEHRETQALFEDPQHEKTEDYVQMRYG